The following coding sequences are from one Dreissena polymorpha isolate Duluth1 chromosome 8, UMN_Dpol_1.0, whole genome shotgun sequence window:
- the LOC127840855 gene encoding uncharacterized protein LOC127840855, with protein MFKLLVLCVIPVVLCAPQERFIENLGLHIGNSFDLATLKCDVQLLIDVLGSDPTEAACEAECHKLITDGTIFSYGCPLICHALQNLAHYFHETPHPGQVSTCGTATTSAR; from the exons atgtttaaGCTTCTAGTCCTTTGTGTCATCCCCGTAGTGCTATGCGCTCCACAGGAAAGATTTATAGAAAATCTGGGACTCCATATTGGAAATTCTT TTGACCTGGCGACGTTGAAATGTGACGTTCAGTTGCTCATCGACGTCCTTGGCAGCGACCCCACTGAGGCGGCCTGCGAGGCAGAGTGCCACAAGCTGATCACCGACGGAACCATCTTCTCATACGGATGTCCTTTAATATGTCATGC TCTGCAAAACCTCGCCCACTACTTCCACGAGACTCCTCATCCTGGACAGGTTTCTACCTGCGGCACTGCCACAACTTCTGCCCGCTAA